In Blastopirellula sp. J2-11, a single genomic region encodes these proteins:
- a CDS encoding carboxypeptidase-like regulatory domain-containing protein, giving the protein MYSRTTLQNFYFGIAGGVLCCMFAGCMGGNQVPIVPVTGQVMMNDEPVSQAIVSFENARTGFAAMAVIADDGKYRIRSQYGDGIPPGEYVVSVSPPSTRDELDKRIPLTPIQAKIPRKFQFSQSSNLSASVKEGKSTFNFQLGSSSTDHR; this is encoded by the coding sequence ATGTACTCAAGAACTACTCTCCAGAATTTCTATTTCGGGATCGCTGGCGGCGTCTTGTGCTGCATGTTCGCTGGTTGCATGGGAGGAAATCAAGTTCCGATCGTCCCGGTTACCGGACAAGTCATGATGAACGACGAGCCGGTCTCCCAAGCGATCGTCTCTTTTGAAAATGCGCGCACCGGTTTCGCCGCGATGGCGGTGATCGCAGACGACGGCAAATACCGGATCCGATCGCAGTATGGCGACGGGATTCCGCCAGGGGAATATGTCGTTTCCGTTTCCCCCCCCTCGACTCGAGACGAACTGGATAAGCGGATCCCGCTTACTCCGATTCAGGCGAAAATCCCGAGGAAGTTTCAGTTCTCACAGTCCAGCAATTTGTCCGCCAGCGTGAAAGAGGGAAAGAGCACGTTCAATTTTCAATTGGGTTCTTCTTCAACAGACCATCGGTAA
- a CDS encoding LVIVD repeat-containing protein, with amino-acid sequence MIVNFKFLLLVVFFFGSAFAYYGALEAASPFVGVLVDPVLLRGVEDVYLDGDRAYLPCREGHRLTVCSIKDPTQPQILGSFTHPALDQAAGFALDGTTAYVTSNSNHHLLIVDVADPAEMKLLGKVLIGTADGPGALYKVAYRDGYCYVALQQSKRMYVVDVRDKTEPKVVSNIQVTTDNDGPFSVELRDQYALVGTLFGRNNRLAVVDIQDPLHPQLTAVLLNPHLCQVSGKFVGDRYVAVCWNNNSLLVVNISNPTKPSLEAVLVDERLGKPNRCEVVEDRAYLPMVEGDGVAVVDISDLSKPRFLSSFTHPLLDKTYGIAARGDLLFVGSREGNSLVVMDRRDLEPGSASGLVK; translated from the coding sequence ATGATTGTAAATTTCAAGTTTCTCTTGCTTGTCGTCTTTTTCTTTGGATCTGCATTTGCGTATTACGGGGCTCTTGAGGCCGCTTCTCCTTTTGTCGGCGTGCTGGTCGATCCTGTGCTGTTGCGAGGAGTGGAAGACGTTTACCTCGACGGCGATCGAGCCTATCTTCCATGTCGCGAGGGGCATCGACTCACGGTTTGCTCGATCAAGGATCCGACTCAACCGCAGATTTTAGGTTCGTTCACCCACCCGGCGCTGGATCAAGCGGCGGGGTTCGCCTTGGATGGGACGACGGCTTATGTCACATCCAATAGTAATCATCATCTGCTGATCGTGGATGTGGCCGATCCGGCGGAGATGAAGTTGCTAGGAAAGGTATTGATCGGCACGGCGGATGGCCCCGGCGCACTTTACAAAGTCGCTTATCGAGATGGCTACTGTTATGTAGCTTTGCAACAAAGCAAGCGGATGTATGTGGTCGACGTACGCGACAAAACAGAGCCCAAAGTTGTTAGCAATATTCAAGTCACCACGGATAATGATGGTCCTTTCAGCGTCGAGTTGCGAGATCAATATGCCCTGGTGGGGACGTTGTTCGGCCGCAACAATCGTCTCGCGGTAGTCGACATCCAAGATCCGCTGCATCCGCAGTTGACCGCGGTATTGCTGAACCCGCATCTGTGCCAGGTGAGCGGGAAGTTTGTCGGCGATCGATATGTCGCCGTTTGTTGGAACAATAATTCGCTTCTGGTGGTGAACATCTCCAATCCAACCAAGCCTTCTCTCGAAGCAGTGCTGGTTGACGAGCGTCTAGGGAAACCAAATCGGTGCGAAGTCGTCGAAGACCGAGCCTACTTGCCGATGGTGGAAGGAGATGGCGTCGCCGTTGTCGATATTTCCGATCTGTCGAAACCTCGTTTTTTGTCGTCGTTCACGCATCCACTATTGGATAAAACCTACGGAATCGCCGCTCGCGGCGATCTGTTGTTCGTCGGCTCGCGTGAAGGCAATAGCCTCGTGGTGATGGATCGCCGGGATCTTGAGCCGGGATCGGCGAGCGGGCTGGTCAAGTGA
- a CDS encoding LVIVD repeat-containing protein has product MQRVSSFFNKVMLLMGVAASLISGGEPALAGSPIVGTLVDSEQLNGVEDIFLSGDLAYLPCREGRRLTVCSIKNLAAPTIVGSFSDPDLDQITGFALEGETAYLASQNSQYLLIVDVSDSAAMKLLGKVRIGQPGSKGPLYKMAYRDGYCYMSHQAEKRLYIVDARDKSRPQVVSHVQVTTADDGAYCVTMHGNYALVGTVFGHPNRLVVVNVENPVKPRIVGEVLAPHLSQVIGVVVGDRMYAACWPWDAMAVINLARLSDTTMPSLEGELVDERLGEPNRCAVVGDRAYLPMVRGDGVAVVDISNPAKPRFLTSFSDPLAKRTYGLAARGDYVYLGARTGDSLVILNRHELEK; this is encoded by the coding sequence ATGCAGCGAGTTTCGTCCTTTTTCAACAAAGTTATGCTTCTGATGGGGGTGGCCGCGAGTCTGATTTCTGGCGGCGAGCCGGCGCTGGCGGGATCTCCGATCGTGGGCACGTTGGTCGACAGCGAGCAGTTGAACGGCGTAGAAGACATCTTCTTGAGCGGCGATCTCGCGTACTTGCCTTGTCGGGAAGGGCGTCGCTTGACCGTCTGCTCGATCAAAAACCTGGCAGCGCCCACCATCGTAGGATCGTTCAGCGATCCGGATTTGGATCAAATTACTGGTTTCGCTTTGGAAGGCGAAACCGCTTATCTGGCGTCGCAAAATAGCCAGTATCTCCTGATTGTCGATGTATCCGATTCCGCCGCGATGAAATTACTGGGCAAGGTTCGCATCGGTCAGCCGGGAAGCAAAGGCCCCCTCTATAAAATGGCGTATCGAGACGGGTACTGTTACATGTCTCATCAAGCCGAGAAGCGGCTGTACATTGTCGACGCACGAGACAAGTCACGCCCCCAGGTAGTCAGTCACGTGCAGGTAACCACGGCCGATGACGGCGCCTACTGCGTTACGATGCATGGGAACTATGCACTGGTAGGAACCGTTTTCGGCCATCCGAATCGCCTGGTCGTGGTTAACGTTGAGAATCCGGTGAAACCGCGAATCGTGGGGGAGGTGCTCGCCCCACATCTCAGTCAGGTGATTGGCGTCGTCGTCGGCGACCGGATGTACGCTGCGTGTTGGCCATGGGATGCGATGGCGGTCATCAATCTTGCCAGGCTCTCTGATACGACCATGCCGAGTCTCGAAGGAGAATTGGTGGATGAACGACTGGGTGAGCCGAATCGCTGTGCAGTTGTTGGAGATAGAGCTTACCTGCCGATGGTCCGCGGAGATGGAGTAGCGGTGGTCGATATCTCCAATCCCGCGAAACCACGATTTCTGACATCGTTTAGCGATCCTTTGGCGAAACGAACTTACGGTCTGGCGGCTCGCGGCGATTATGTTTACTTGGGAGCACGTACCGGCGACAGTCTGGTCATTCTGAATCGCCACGAACTTGAGAAATAA
- a CDS encoding metalloregulator ArsR/SmtB family transcription factor encodes MKTITQALNPELAFRALSDPTRLRILHLLRKGELCVCDLVNVLDVPQPTASRHLAYLKKSGLVAARKEGLWQYYRLIQPASKFHQTLLKCVTDSAELLPQLAADRDYLSSCGESDCCE; translated from the coding sequence ATGAAAACGATCACCCAGGCCCTAAATCCCGAGCTAGCGTTTCGCGCTTTGTCCGATCCGACCAGGTTGCGGATTTTGCATTTGCTGCGTAAGGGAGAGCTCTGCGTTTGCGATCTGGTCAACGTGCTGGACGTGCCGCAGCCGACCGCTTCGCGACATTTGGCCTACTTGAAAAAGTCAGGCCTGGTCGCCGCTCGCAAGGAAGGGCTGTGGCAGTATTACCGTTTGATTCAACCGGCCAGCAAGTTTCATCAGACGCTGTTGAAATGCGTTACGGATAGCGCCGAGTTGCTGCCGCAACTTGCCGCCGATCGCGACTATTTGTCATCGTGCGGCGAAAGCGATTGTTGCGAATGA
- the arsB gene encoding ACR3 family arsenite efflux transporter produces MDMNSGRCADEPSKGIGFFERYLTVWVLLCIGGGVLLGKVVPGVARSLDQMAIYVGDAPVISIPIALCLFFMMYPIMVKIDFAKVVQAGKAWKPVGLTLLLNWGVKPFTMYAIALFFLGYLFLPLIGEDAVDLVKPPLGVNLVEGDVYGSGTVVLVDGVKMLQVPLWRSYLAGCILLGIAPCTAMVLVWGYLARGNDGLTLVMVAINSLTMLLLYGVLGGFLLGVGQLPVPWQALLLSISVYVALPLAAGYASRIAIIRTQGKAWFEEKFLHWLTPVTITALLATLVLLFSLKGEVILGNPLTIVWIAIPLLLQTILIFALGYAVARWMKFSYEDAAPTAMIGASNHFEVAIATATMLYGLSSGAALATVIGVLIEVPVMLMLVRFCVKTQSSFANQSSESITATKGAI; encoded by the coding sequence ATGGACATGAATTCTGGACGTTGCGCTGACGAACCGTCGAAAGGAATCGGCTTCTTCGAGCGATACTTGACCGTGTGGGTTTTGCTCTGCATCGGCGGCGGCGTTCTGCTCGGAAAAGTGGTCCCAGGCGTGGCTCGTTCGCTAGATCAAATGGCGATTTATGTGGGGGATGCGCCGGTCATTTCGATCCCGATCGCGCTCTGTCTCTTTTTTATGATGTATCCGATCATGGTGAAGATCGACTTTGCCAAAGTCGTTCAGGCAGGCAAAGCTTGGAAGCCGGTCGGGTTGACGTTGCTACTGAACTGGGGCGTCAAGCCGTTCACCATGTACGCGATTGCATTGTTCTTTCTGGGGTACCTGTTTCTGCCGCTGATTGGGGAGGATGCCGTCGATTTGGTCAAACCGCCGCTAGGCGTCAACCTGGTGGAAGGCGACGTCTACGGATCAGGAACCGTCGTTTTGGTGGACGGAGTCAAGATGCTGCAGGTTCCCTTGTGGCGCAGCTATCTGGCGGGTTGCATTCTGTTGGGAATCGCTCCCTGCACGGCCATGGTGTTGGTCTGGGGATATTTGGCTCGCGGCAACGATGGCTTGACCCTGGTCATGGTTGCGATCAACTCGCTCACCATGTTGCTGCTATACGGCGTCTTGGGCGGTTTTCTGCTGGGGGTTGGTCAGCTTCCCGTTCCTTGGCAGGCGTTGCTGCTGTCGATCTCCGTCTACGTAGCGTTACCGCTGGCGGCCGGCTACGCATCGCGAATCGCGATCATTCGCACCCAAGGAAAAGCCTGGTTTGAAGAGAAGTTTCTGCATTGGCTGACCCCGGTCACGATCACCGCTTTGTTGGCGACGTTAGTGCTGCTCTTTTCGCTGAAGGGGGAAGTGATTCTTGGCAATCCGCTGACGATCGTATGGATTGCGATCCCGCTGCTGTTGCAGACGATCCTGATATTCGCGCTGGGATACGCCGTCGCAAGATGGATGAAATTTTCGTACGAAGATGCGGCGCCCACCGCCATGATCGGCGCTTCCAATCATTTTGAGGTCGCCATTGCGACGGCGACGATGTTGTACGGTTTGTCGTCAGGCGCCGCGCTGGCGACGGTCATCGGCGTCTTGATCGAAGTGCCGGTGATGCTGATGCTGGTGCGGTTTTGCGTCAAAACGCAGTCGTCGTTTGCGAACCAATCGTCCGAGTCGATTACGGCAACAAAGGGAGCCATATGA
- a CDS encoding arsenate reductase ArsC — MKRVLVLCTGNSCRSQMAEALFETLSEGAWQSESAGSKPSGYVHPLAIRAMSELGVDISSHESKHVDQFADQPFDLVVTVCDNAKEACPVFPGAKQTLHWPFDDPADATGDDEEKMLMFRRVRDEIKTKILGYLPTV; from the coding sequence ATGAAACGCGTTTTAGTTCTGTGCACCGGCAACTCCTGCCGTTCGCAAATGGCCGAGGCCTTGTTCGAGACTTTGAGCGAAGGCGCCTGGCAGTCGGAGTCAGCCGGTTCCAAACCTTCTGGCTACGTTCATCCGCTGGCGATTCGTGCGATGAGCGAACTGGGCGTCGACATCTCGTCCCACGAGAGCAAGCATGTTGACCAGTTCGCCGACCAGCCGTTTGATCTGGTCGTGACCGTTTGCGATAACGCCAAAGAGGCTTGTCCGGTTTTTCCTGGCGCCAAGCAAACGTTGCACTGGCCCTTTGATGATCCGGCCGATGCGACCGGCGACGACGAAGAAAAGATGTTGATGTTCCGCCGCGTGCGCGACGAGATCAAAACGAAAATTTTGGGCTACTTGCCGACCGTCTAA
- a CDS encoding methyltransferase domain-containing protein, whose amino-acid sequence MTNENTAAIKSNYGAVATSGLSSEHAGVKAIAEAFGYSAAELSSIPAGANMGLSCGNPTATANLRAGEVVVDLGCGGGLDVFLAAAKVGPTGKAIGIDMTQPMIDLANKNAASSNPPLTNVEFHLATIDAMPLDDNSVDCVISNCVINLAEDKAAVFQEIARVLKSGGRVAVSDIALKKPLPPELAGDISALVGCIGGAIPIADYRQGLLDAGFAAVEVVDDQADLNAYASVDNQAGCCSPTMSDDPLAIIDAGCCGGNEAVLEPGIHQRLTELLQKYDINEYAASVKVYAVKP is encoded by the coding sequence ATGACCAACGAAAACACCGCTGCAATCAAGTCGAACTACGGCGCGGTTGCGACCAGCGGCCTTTCCAGCGAACATGCTGGCGTCAAAGCGATCGCCGAGGCGTTCGGCTACTCGGCCGCCGAACTTAGTTCGATCCCGGCCGGCGCCAACATGGGGTTGTCGTGCGGCAATCCGACGGCCACCGCCAATCTGCGAGCAGGGGAAGTGGTTGTCGATCTCGGCTGCGGCGGCGGTCTCGACGTCTTCTTGGCGGCGGCGAAAGTGGGCCCAACCGGCAAAGCGATCGGCATCGACATGACGCAGCCGATGATCGATCTAGCAAACAAGAACGCCGCCAGCAGTAACCCGCCGCTGACGAATGTCGAGTTTCACCTGGCGACGATTGACGCGATGCCGCTTGATGATAACAGCGTTGACTGCGTGATCAGCAACTGCGTGATTAACCTTGCCGAGGACAAAGCGGCCGTCTTTCAGGAGATTGCCCGCGTCTTGAAGTCCGGCGGCAGGGTCGCCGTCAGTGACATTGCGCTAAAGAAGCCGCTGCCGCCAGAGTTGGCAGGCGATATCTCGGCCCTGGTCGGTTGCATCGGCGGAGCGATTCCGATCGCCGATTATCGCCAAGGTCTGCTCGACGCCGGTTTCGCCGCGGTCGAAGTGGTCGACGACCAGGCCGATCTCAACGCCTACGCCAGCGTCGACAATCAGGCCGGCTGCTGCTCACCCACGATGAGCGACGATCCGCTGGCGATTATCGACGCCGGTTGCTGCGGCGGCAATGAAGCAGTGCTGGAACCCGGTATCCATCAGCGTTTGACCGAACTGCTGCAGAAATATGACATCAACGAGTACGCGGCGAGCGTGAAGGTTTACGCCGTGAAGCCGTAA
- a CDS encoding ankyrin repeat domain-containing protein, with amino-acid sequence MMRSLLIILAIATAQAGFYFWRLRPAQFEWESLSGVALMTLTVIFWSAVLQIAWRDKADSAVDAEPQDGDPSRSQRYLTRPHWAGLFVLLAIPSTLGVAGWSYLNGEEAYRGFQQRTLLAHQSPGPNGGFSAIASRGRFPTRYYAHTYLNERQATPDFGSQRMVSTRIEAKIPLLIEKIRSGDKAQIRRMIDAGADVNAANPESGLTPLDEAWHCGDPTIIEMLEQAGAIPSPDA; translated from the coding sequence ATGATGCGCAGCCTGCTAATTATCCTCGCCATCGCGACCGCCCAGGCCGGGTTTTACTTCTGGCGGCTTCGCCCTGCTCAGTTTGAATGGGAGAGCCTGAGCGGCGTCGCGCTGATGACGCTGACCGTGATCTTCTGGTCGGCGGTGCTGCAGATCGCTTGGCGCGACAAAGCTGATTCAGCGGTAGATGCTGAACCCCAAGATGGCGATCCGAGCCGTTCGCAGAGATATCTGACCAGGCCCCATTGGGCAGGCCTGTTCGTATTGCTGGCGATTCCGTCGACCCTGGGGGTCGCCGGCTGGTCCTATCTGAACGGCGAAGAGGCTTATCGGGGATTCCAACAACGGACGCTTCTCGCTCACCAATCACCAGGCCCAAACGGAGGCTTCTCCGCCATCGCCAGCCGAGGGCGTTTTCCCACTCGCTATTACGCCCATACCTATTTGAATGAGCGTCAGGCGACGCCCGACTTCGGATCGCAACGCATGGTCAGCACTCGCATCGAGGCCAAAATACCGCTGTTGATTGAGAAGATCCGCAGCGGCGACAAAGCTCAAATTCGACGGATGATTGATGCTGGAGCAGATGTGAATGCGGCCAATCCCGAAAGCGGCCTGACCCCGCTCGACGAGGCATGGCATTGCGGTGACCCGACGATCATAGAAATGCTGGAGCAAGCAGGAGCCATCCCATCGCCGGATGCATAG
- the sucC gene encoding ADP-forming succinate--CoA ligase subunit beta: MKIHEYQAKQLLRDAGVAVPRNIVATTPEEAAKAYAELGGKIAVVKAQIHAGGRGKGTVKENADQRGVQLVKSADEAKAVAAALLGKELVTIQTGPEGKLVSQVLVEEGCDIARELYMGIVLDRAAAKPVLMMSSEGGTEIEEVAAHSPEKILKEHFDPSRGPDAFQVRKLCKKLGIEGAAIKSAYKFIQGLCKVYVDTDCSLLEINPLVITGSGDMIALDCKMNFDTNGLFRHPAIVALRDLSEEEPAEVKAADTGLSYVKLEGNIGCLVNGAGLAMATMDIIKLHGGEPSNFLDVGGGANVDQVTEAFRILLDDKNVKAVLVNIFGGIMRCTTIATAVVEAYKSVGFNVPLVVRLEGTEVEQGRKILAESGIPIIIGDGLTDAAKKVVASVA; this comes from the coding sequence ATGAAAATTCACGAATACCAGGCGAAGCAGCTTCTCCGCGACGCAGGCGTCGCCGTCCCGCGCAACATCGTCGCCACCACGCCTGAAGAGGCGGCCAAGGCCTACGCAGAGCTCGGCGGCAAGATCGCCGTTGTTAAAGCTCAGATCCACGCCGGCGGGCGCGGCAAGGGGACGGTAAAAGAGAACGCCGACCAACGCGGCGTCCAACTCGTCAAATCTGCCGACGAGGCGAAAGCGGTCGCCGCCGCATTGCTGGGCAAAGAGCTGGTCACCATTCAGACCGGCCCCGAGGGGAAACTGGTCAGCCAGGTTTTGGTCGAAGAAGGGTGCGACATTGCCCGCGAACTCTATATGGGGATCGTGCTGGATCGCGCCGCCGCCAAGCCGGTGCTGATGATGTCGAGCGAAGGGGGGACCGAAATCGAAGAGGTCGCCGCTCATAGCCCTGAAAAAATTCTGAAAGAGCATTTCGATCCTTCCCGCGGTCCTGACGCATTCCAGGTTCGCAAGCTTTGCAAAAAGCTGGGCATCGAAGGCGCCGCGATCAAAAGCGCCTACAAGTTTATTCAAGGGCTCTGCAAGGTTTACGTCGACACCGACTGCAGCCTATTGGAGATCAACCCGTTGGTCATCACCGGCTCGGGCGACATGATCGCACTCGACTGTAAGATGAACTTCGACACCAACGGCTTGTTCCGTCATCCGGCGATCGTGGCGCTGCGTGACCTGTCGGAAGAAGAACCGGCCGAAGTCAAAGCGGCCGATACCGGGCTCAGCTACGTCAAGCTCGAAGGCAACATCGGTTGTCTGGTCAACGGCGCCGGTTTGGCGATGGCGACCATGGATATCATTAAGCTGCACGGCGGCGAACCCTCGAACTTTCTCGACGTAGGCGGCGGCGCCAACGTCGATCAAGTCACCGAGGCGTTCCGCATTTTGCTGGACGACAAGAACGTGAAAGCGGTCTTGGTCAACATCTTTGGCGGCATCATGCGGTGCACGACGATCGCCACCGCAGTGGTCGAAGCGTACAAGAGCGTCGGCTTTAACGTGCCGTTGGTCGTCCGTTTGGAAGGAACCGAAGTCGAGCAGGGCCGCAAGATCTTGGCCGAGTCGGGCATCCCGATCATCATTGGCGACGGCTTGACCGACGCCGCGAAAAAGGTTGTCGCGTCTGTCGCGTAA
- the sucD gene encoding succinate--CoA ligase subunit alpha, translating into MSILINKDTKVICQGITGRVGGFHTKGCLEYGTKMVGGVTPGKGGQEVEGLPVWDTVEEAVAATGCEATMIFVPPAGTADAILEALDAKIKVIIAITEGVPVLDMVPVYEKVRASDSVLIGPNCPGVITPEECKIGIMPGYIHKKGPVGVMSRSGTLTYEAVWQLTSLGLGQSTCVGLGGDPIVGTSFIDLLKMFQADGATEAIMMMGEIGGTAEEEAAEYIKANVDKPVAAFIAGRTAPPGKRMGHAGAIISGGKGTADEKFAALRAAGVEIAESPADMGTALKRAIEKK; encoded by the coding sequence ATGAGCATCCTGATCAACAAAGATACGAAGGTCATTTGCCAGGGGATCACCGGCCGCGTCGGCGGCTTCCATACCAAGGGTTGCCTGGAGTACGGCACCAAAATGGTTGGCGGCGTTACGCCGGGCAAAGGTGGCCAAGAAGTCGAAGGCTTGCCGGTTTGGGATACCGTCGAAGAAGCGGTCGCTGCAACCGGTTGCGAAGCGACGATGATCTTTGTGCCGCCGGCTGGCACGGCCGATGCGATTCTCGAAGCGCTCGACGCCAAAATCAAAGTGATCATCGCGATCACCGAAGGGGTCCCGGTCCTCGACATGGTTCCGGTCTACGAGAAAGTGCGAGCCTCTGACTCGGTCTTGATCGGCCCCAACTGCCCCGGCGTGATTACGCCGGAGGAATGCAAGATCGGCATCATGCCGGGCTACATTCATAAGAAGGGCCCCGTCGGCGTGATGAGCCGCAGCGGTACGCTCACCTACGAAGCGGTTTGGCAGCTGACCAGCTTGGGATTGGGCCAGTCGACCTGCGTCGGGCTCGGCGGCGATCCGATCGTCGGAACCTCGTTTATCGACCTGCTGAAGATGTTCCAAGCAGATGGCGCGACCGAAGCGATCATGATGATGGGCGAAATCGGCGGCACCGCCGAAGAAGAAGCGGCCGAATACATCAAAGCCAACGTCGATAAGCCGGTCGCCGCGTTCATCGCCGGACGAACCGCTCCTCCCGGCAAACGAATGGGCCATGCCGGCGCGATCATCTCGGGCGGCAAGGGAACGGCCGACGAAAAGTTCGCCGCGCTGCGAGCCGCCGGCGTCGAAATCGCCGAAAGCCCGGCCGACATGGGAACCGCGCTGAAGCGAGCGATCGAAAAGAAGTAA
- a CDS encoding ribbon-helix-helix protein, CopG family, whose product MNKRTMTLNLTDREMQVLDELCEKKGLNKTALMRQALRLYQAVDIRMEQGERLLFENETTKVKSELVVL is encoded by the coding sequence ATGAACAAACGTACGATGACCCTTAATTTGACCGATCGCGAGATGCAAGTTCTCGACGAACTTTGTGAAAAGAAGGGTCTGAATAAAACTGCACTCATGCGCCAAGCGCTTCGACTTTATCAGGCGGTCGACATTCGGATGGAACAAGGAGAACGACTTTTGTTCGAAAATGAAACGACCAAAGTAAAATCGGAATTAGTTGTGCTGTGA